In Trichomycterus rosablanca isolate fTriRos1 chromosome 5, fTriRos1.hap1, whole genome shotgun sequence, the sequence TTCCCATTCAGGAAATATAAGTGAGGACGGTCTAGACTCAACATATCCCGAATCTACATCAGAATTGCGTGTGTCTGTGCTGAGTAAACCAGATCTCCGTTTGTTTAAATCCAGTAAAAGTTGGTGGTTATTCTGGTCCGTGTGCTTTGAACGTTGATCTGGGTGTGTGGACGAAGGCTGAACCCTCAGTCGACCCAGCATGGTCCGAACCAAAGAGACGCCACGGCGTGCTGGTCCCTCTTCAGTCATCTGCAAAAACAGAGTCAAGTACAACTGGTTTGGTTTCTGagatacacactgacacactgggTTGATGTTTTTAAGCTGAAACAAAATGACTGAGTTTAAATCTGAGCTCCGCTGTCGGTCGACTGGACGCCCCTAGCAGGCACGatcggcagtgcagacagtgcagcagacaaaactagccactagtctgctgggcaggaaaagaccggactaaataAGTTCCCtggtacagaagtggaggaacgtggagatcagtgcatgactctcctggcgtgagaccgacctcacgtgcatttagcagacactttgtcagccccctttcaccctgttcttcaatggtcaggacccccacaggaccaccacagagcaggtattatttaggtggtggatgattctcagcactgcagtgacactgacatggtggtggtgtgttagtgtgtgttgtgctggtatgagtggatcagacacagcagcgctgctggagtttttaaacaccgtgtccactctctgtccactctattagacactcctatctagtcggtccaccttgtagatgtaaagtcagagacgatcgctcatctattgctgctgtttgagtcggtcatcttcaagaccttcatcagtggtcacaggacgctgcccacggggcgctactggctggatatatttggttggtggacgattctcagtccagcagtgacggtgaggtcttgctgtgtctgatccactcataccagcacaacacacactaacacaccaccagtgtcactgcagtgctgagaatgatctaccacctaaataatacctgctctgtggtggtcctgtgggggtcctgacctttgaaaagtatgtagagaaacagatggactacagtcagtaattgtagaactacaaagtgcttctatatggtaagtggagctgataaaatggacagtgagtgtagaaacaaggaggtggttttaatgttatggctaaagaATATTCTTGAGATTCTATCCCCATTGTAGTCCAGAAAAACAGTCCTGATATTATACCGTCGTCTGAGGTTATCTTTAGCCCAGTATGTTAAATATTCCATTGGCAAGAAATCAAAAATGACTCCGTGCCAGTCAGAGATCCACCTCATCACACACACGTTTTGATAATAAATTCCTATGATTGTTTAGTGATTGATTCGCCTTTTTTGGCACGTTCCACCATTTGCAGTTTTGTAGCACCTGACATTTCGGCAACAACTTATGGACCtggtcatctctcttgatgacttccactgctgcctcatcatcaccccactgctgccacatcatgaccccactgctgccacatcatcaccccactgctgctacatcataaccccactgctgccacatcatgaccccactgctgccacatcatgaccccactgctgccacatcatgaccccactgctgccacatcatcaccccactgctgccacatcatcaccccactgctgcttcatcatcaccccactgctgctacatcatcaccccactgctgcctaatcatcaccccactgctgcctaatcatcaccccactgctgctacatcataaccccactgctgccacatcatgaccccactgctgccacatcatcaccccactgctgcttcatcatcaccccactgctgctacatcatcaccccactgctgctacatcattaccccactgctgcctcatcatcaccccactgctgctacatcatcaccccactgctgctacatcatcaccccactgctgcctcatcatcaccccactgctgcctcatcatcaccccactgctgcctcatcatcaccccactgctgctacatcatcaccccactgctgctacatcatcaccccactgctgcctaatcatcaccccactgctgccacatcatcaccccactgctgccacatcattaccccactgctgtgttctcctcactggcttcctgtagctgcacgcattcagtttaaaacactgatgttcgcctacaaagccaaaaatggaccccaagttaccttcgaggtctaattaaaccccgctctgtaccacgcaacctccgagccactagtctcgctcgactcgagcctccacccaggactaaaggaagacaagcatcaaggctcttctctgttctggcacccaagtggtgtaacaaacttcctctgtctttaataaacgattaaaaaccttcatcacttcagcgtctgctaaatgctaaaaatgtaaacgtaactTATGCGAAGCCCCTTACTAACCTCAAGGTGGTCGGCGTCTGCTAGACAGACAGTGTGATACACAATCTTTTCCAAGAAAAGCATCAAAGCAAAAGACAAAATTTATGGATGAATGGCAGTCATCAGAATTTAGAGAACGAGGACTCAAGAGAGACTCAAGCtatcacacacatgtacattcCTGTCTTCTGAATTCCTGGCTGCTTTGTCTATTATTACTGTAGTTCATGAACATGTAGCTCTTTTCTCTGTAGCTAAAGGTCCCGTCTAGGCACGGCACATGCTAAATCAAAGACCAGAtcatcaaggttccactgtgtatttcctgttccagcatgacaaggACCATATAGATGTGATTTGTGGGGCCTCCAAAGCAGTTGATGTGATGTTTTGTAGTCTGATAGGGCTAAAGGGCTAAAGTTTAATCGTCATGGGTAATTCCAGGGGAAAGTCTGTGTGGTGTAAATGTAACACGACACATCAGCCTGTTTACACCATTGTTTACACCATTCATACTCACTGTATACAGAGAgctctttaaataaaatatagtgaCAGAAAGCTCAAACTGGGAAAGACGTTTAGCTTTAAGCAAAAGTACAATCTGAAAAAGACTGGGAAAGCAGCACTGGAGTGGTTCAAAAGGAAGAGAATGTGTGTATGGCCCAGTATAAGTCCTAATCTTAATCTTAGTATCTTTAATGGGACCTTAAAATGACTGTACCCCAAAGTGTAGTGAAACATATCCACATGGACATACATAGGGATGTTTTATAACTgggatgttgtagcctagtggttacgggactagtaatcagaaggtcactggttcaagcccaaacactgcccggatgctgctgttgggcccttaaacaaggcccttaacccccaaatgcttagactgtatactgtcatagtactgtaagtcactttggataaaggcgtctgctaaacgctgaaaatgtaaatattagacaaacagacagacagatagattgatggacagacagacagatagatagatagattgatggaccgacagacagacagacagacagacagacagacagacaggtagacagataggtaagtagacagatagacagacaggtagacagataggtaagtagacagacagatagacagacagacagacagataggcggacggacagacagatagaaggagacagacagacatacagacagatagaacgacagacagacagaaaggtagatggatagacagatagatagacagacagacagatactttattgatccagaAGGAAATTAAATCCCAGTttcattaaacatcaatgatcaATGAcgcacaatatatatatattgtataattacagtgcaggtattaatGATGAGGAAGAATTTGAGTAAAAGATGAACGAATGAAGGTAAAAGTGCAGGCAGGTGCAGTTCTAGGTATACAATGTATGATACATATCaaatatacattaaatattaaataataaagtggcgagtattgcacattgaattgagccaatatagccatatctATATATACCTACGTatgtgtctttgtactgtggggggaaaccggagcacccagagaaaacccacacagacacggggagaacatgcaaactccacacagaaaggacccggaccgccccacctggggatcgaacccaggacctttttgctgtgaggcgacagtgctacccacttagccaccatgccgcccaaaaATACTTacgtacacatatatacatggcTACATGTAGGGTTTCAGTCCATAgctaaggtcctgggttcgatccccaagtgggtcgtctgggtcctttcttttctcatatatatatatatatatacagtatacatatattttttcttcatgcattttctccctttttctcactTGTAGCGTGTCcatttgcccgattgcgtcatgtttcctctccaccaatgccgatccccgctctgattgaggagaacgaagctaacccacgccccctccgacacgtgggcagcagccgtatgcatcttatcacctatacactttgacgagtgcagtgcagctcagcgttgtgtacggagagacacaccctgacagcactcttttctcatctctgtgcaggcgccatcaatcagccagcagaggtcataattgcaccagccatgagagagagaccccatccggcttagccccgcccaaatctgaacaacaggccgatcgttgttcatgtggccgctcagcctcagccttatcagggtcctttctgtgtggagtttgcatgttctctccgtgtctgcgtgggtttccttcgggtactccggtttcctcccacagtccaaagacgtgcaagtgaggtgaattagagacactaaattgtccatgactgtgtttgatataaaacttgtgaactgatgaatcttgtgtaatgattaactatcgtttttgtcatgaatgtaactataCTACTTAGCTATCACCCGCTGTCCCCGAATGTTGGAGttgtagagcctaatggctctggggacGAAGGATCATTTTAATCTGTCTACATTTAAGCAGTCTGTTACTGAACATACTCTTAATAGTCTAAATATGTTGTCCATCCATGAAGTTGTTTTCTATTAATCATTAACGTAGAAAATGTGAACTTGGATGCATACTGAGAGCGACATGACAGATGAATGAACATCTTAAAAAGCTCAGCCATTCAAATGCAGACATTGTTGCTGGTGTGTTCTTACCTTTGCTGTGGTTTCCAGTCTCCTACATCTCGTTCTCTTCCCCCGGGTTTAAATCCTTTCCTGGTAGCTTCAAAACTTTCTGCAAAATTTCCATGTCTGTATCTCCTCCTTTTTTACAGCTTCCTGCACGCCGAACCCTCTCCTCGTTTTGGTTTTTATATCTCACCTGCTTCCTGAAACTGCTCCTACCGGTTGGGTTTCTCTCATTCCTTTACTAAACTATCTGTAAACTATGCAGATTGAGAAACGTGGTTATGAGATGACGTCTGTGTTTCTGTCATCTTTCAGCACTGTGATTAGTAAATACTGGCTTCATTTAAAGAATCATTGTGGctcagtaataatgataataataatatatacaagtagataaaagttgggacagtattgcagacaggatgaacctgagatatttcatgttttatctgctcaacttcatttcatttattaataaacatccattcctgcatttcaggcctgcaacacattccaaaaaagttgggacagtaaagcatttaccactttgtaatgttgtcgttccttttcaccacttaaaagaggttttggcaccgaggagaccaagtgatttaatgtttcagcttttatttagtctcgttcttcctgcaaacacgtcttaagatgtgcaacacgTTCCCTATGGggacgcccccataccatgacagaccctggtactgacacacccccataccatgacagaccctggtactgacacacccccataccatgacagaccctggtactgacacacccccataccatgacagaccctggtactgacacacccacataccatgacagaccctggtactgacacaccccataccatgacagaccctggcactgacacacccccataccatgacagaccctggtactgacacacccccataccatgacagaccctggtactgacacacccccataccatgacagaccctggtactgacacacccccataccatgacacaccctggtactgacaccccccataccatgacagaccctggtactgacacacccccataccatgacagaccctggcttttggacttgttgctgataacaatctggatccttttcatctttggtctggagctcacagcgtccatttttttccaaaaaaagagctggaatgctgattcatctaaccacaatacacgtttccactgtgtgatggtccatcctagatgcctcttagcccagagaagtcgacgccgcttctggacatggttaacataaggcttcttttttgcactgtaaagttttaagtatcatttgtgcagtaactctgtattgtagagcttgataaaggtttgataaactaatccctcatccatgtggttatatcagctagtgttgagtgttAAGCTCGCACCCTTGgcttttacacactgaaattccttctgattccttgaatggtttaatgatattctgcacagtagagggagaaatatgcaaatcccttctaatctttctttgaggcacaattgcatttttcatactgtcctaactttttctgatgttTGGTtatacattgacttttatttcattacagacatTATAAACCAAAGATTTtttcatgtttgtgtgtgtacgtgtgcgtGCCTTTCTCCCCACCTCGAACCTGACCAGCTAGTAAAATAGTGTAACCTGCCGGTGGAAATAAAATATTGCAACTACTTAACATCCAGATGAAGTGGGATGTAGGATGGATTTTGGTTGTACTGGCAACCCTGGCGCAGCTCGTCTGCACTTGCGCACTACACAGACCCGTGTGCACTTTGTGCTTGCGTTGCCCAACTTTGAGTGTTTGTGTTACACCAAGTTTGGAAGCAAGATGTCCGCACTGGTGCATGTTCTGATTCCACTTTTACTTTGCGTGGTTTTGGTGAACACGGATCTTTTTGACGCAGTTCTGGTGGACACGTCGTACGATCACTATGCGGAGAAACGAGTGGCGCAGCTTCCTGTGTTCCTGGCCATGCCGTTCAACTGCGTGGTGAACGTGGGCTACACGATCGTGGGGATTTACTGGTTGTTCTGGCGCACAGACGGCCGCCGCAGTGCTGCTTATATGAAGGACGTGTTTGCGCTGATGGCGCTGGTATACGGACCCCTGCAGTGGATCAGACTGGCCACTTTGCGCCGTGCGCCCTCCGTGCTTGACCAGTGGGTCACTTTGCCCATTTTCGCCTGGGTGCCGGTGTGGTGCAGGGTCATCGTGCACGGCTGGTCCACGCGTTTTGCCCTGATGGTGGAGTTGTGCTCGGTTCTGAGTTATGCAGCAGCCCTGGTTTGTGCCCGGGGATTTGAGCTGGTCCTCGGTGCGCACATCGCGGTCGCGGTTCTGCACGCCGCATCGCTCCAGCGCACTTTGGGTGACCGGGTATCACTGCGCTATTTCACTCTGGCCGCTCTTTCCTGCGCTGGGTTTGTCGTTTTAAAACTACTGGACCACGAACTGGCGCAATTCTGGATCTTCCAAAAGTTCACTGGACATTTCTGGTCCAAAGTTTGCGACATTATGCAGTTTCACTACAGCTTCTGCTTTTTTACGCACTTCGCGCAAAGTGCGCACAAACGCACCTCCTAAAACCTCAACCACTGAATATCAGGACAAATGGACTGTAAAAGTGTCCTAcatttaatatacaccgatcagccataagattaaaaccacctccttgtttctacactcactgtccagttaagcactttgtagctctacaattactgactgtaatccatctgtttctcgacatactttgttagcctggctggtggtggtggtgtgtttgatccccaggcgaggcagtctgggtcctttctgtgtggagtttgcatgttctccccgtgtccgcgtgggtttcctccgggagctccggtttcctcccacagtccaaaaacatgcagccaggctaattggagacactgaatcgtcctataggtacctggccgccaggatgcataaaccagtgcattgtagtgccggtcccaagcccggataaatagggagggtcgtgtcaggaagggcatccggcgtcaAAACTGCGCCAAATCAATGATGCgtatcccacagtccaaagacgtgcagtcagattaattggagatacaaaatagtccatgactgtatAACCAGTAACTCCAGTAACATTACatcctgtaatgaatgtaaccaaagtaaaaaaaagtgtgaggttaaaatcctaataaataaataaatgctaatcATAATACTtagtaaaacataataaaaaataaatgcaaacctgtatgaataaataagtgtagtttttcattcatttgttcatctTTACTAACCACttaatcttggtcagggtccctGTGTGCCTAACACCACTCATAAATAATGGTTACTGGGCAGGGAGAC encodes:
- the tmem187 gene encoding transmembrane protein 187, with amino-acid sequence MSALVHVLIPLLLCVVLVNTDLFDAVLVDTSYDHYAEKRVAQLPVFLAMPFNCVVNVGYTIVGIYWLFWRTDGRRSAAYMKDVFALMALVYGPLQWIRLATLRRAPSVLDQWVTLPIFAWVPVWCRVIVHGWSTRFALMVELCSVLSYAAALVCARGFELVLGAHIAVAVLHAASLQRTLGDRVSLRYFTLAALSCAGFVVLKLLDHELAQFWIFQKFTGHFWSKVCDIMQFHYSFCFFTHFAQSAHKRTS